The Raphanus sativus cultivar WK10039 chromosome 2, ASM80110v3, whole genome shotgun sequence genome includes a region encoding these proteins:
- the LOC108841466 gene encoding transcription factor MYB98, which translates to MENYVNESGFAPLNQTIFIRDQDHMKEEDFPFEVVDQSKPTSFLQDFHHLDHDNQFDHHHQYHGSTSSNPLFGIQMTSSCANNAPYQHCSYQENMVDFYETKPQLMNHHFQAAENSYFTRNHHQEINLVDDNDPMNLEQNNMMMMRMIPFDYPPIETINKPMNFVMPDEVSCVSADNNSYRAMSFNKTKPLLTRKLSSSSSSSSWKGKKKTTLVKGQWTAEEDRILIQLVEKYGLRKWSHIAQVLPGRIGKQCRERWHNHLRPDIKKETWSEEEDRVLIEFHKEIGNKWAEIAKRLPGRTENSIKNHWNATKRRQFSKRKCRSKYPRSSLLQDYIKSLDVGVLSSSSVPARGRRKVSNKKKDVVAVEEKEEEFYGQDRIVPECVFTDDFGFNEKLLEEGCSIDSLLDDLPQPDIDAFVHGI; encoded by the exons atggAGAATTACGTCAACGAGAGTGGCTTTGCTCCTCTAAACCAAACCATCTTCATACGTGATCAAGACCATatgaaagaagaagattttCCATTCGAAGTTGTTGATCAATCAAAGCCCACAAGCTTTCTTCAAGACTTccaccatcttgatcatgataACCAgtttgatcatcatcatcaatacCACGGCTCTACATCTTCAAATCCTTTGTTCGGTATCCAAATGACGTCGTCATGTGCCAATAATGCTCCTTACCAGCATTGTTCTTACCAAGAAAACATGGTCGATTTTTATGAAACTAAGCCACAATTGATGAATCATCATTTCCAAGCTGCAGAGAATTCTTACTTCACTCGTAATCATCATCAAGAGATCAATTTGGTCGATGATAATGATCCTATGAACTTGGAACAGAAcaacatgatgatgatgaggatgatcCCTTTTGATTACCCTCCTATAGAGACCATCAACAAGCCTATGAACTTCGTGATGCCAGATGAAGTTTCATGTGTTTCTGCAGATAATAATTCTTATAGAGCGATGAGCTTCAACAAGACCAAACCTTTGCTGACAAGAAAGTTGTCTTCATCCTCGTCGTCCTCATCAtggaaaggaaaaaagaaaacaacattaGTCAAAGGACAATGGACTGCTGAAGAAGACAG GATATTGATTCAACTTGTGGAGAAATACGGACTTCGAAAATGGTCCCATATTGCGCAAGTGTTACCAGGAAGGATCGGGAAGCAATGTAGAGAGAGATGGCATAACCATTTGAGACCCGACATTAAG AAAGAAACGTGGAGTGAAGAAGAAGACCGAGTGCTGATAGAGTTTCATAAAGAGATTGGAAACAAATGGGCAGAGATTGCCAAAAGGCTTCCTGGACGAACAGAGAACTCGATCAAGAACCACTGGAACGCCACAAAACGAAGACAATTCTCTAAGAGAAAGTGTAGGTCGAAGTAtccaagatcttctctgttgcAGGATTACATAAAGAGTCTAGATGTGGGAGTTTTGTCGTCTTCCTCTGTTCCAGCAAGAGGTAGACGCAAAGTGAGTAACAAGAAGAAGGATGTTGTGGCTGTTGAGGAGAAGGAAGAGGAGTTTTACGGACAAGACAGGATTGTGCCTGAATGTGTGTTTACTGATGACTTTGGATTCAATGAGAAGCTGCTTGAGGAAGGATGTAGCATTGACTCGTTGCTTGATGACCTTCCTCAGCCTGACATTGATGCCTTTGTTCATGGAATCTAA
- the LOC108842377 gene encoding pentatricopeptide repeat-containing protein DOT4, chloroplastic: MAMLSANFSSSSFFSFFSSRSSQTNKETATVTRLRKDSIFSKASLRTVSIEHRDRQTLTDANTRLRRLCESGDLDSAVKLLFRVSGKRDIDPRTLCSVLQLCADTRSLEHGREVDSFIRRNGFAVDSNMGSKLALMYTNCGDLREARRVFDQVEIEKALFWNVLMNELAKAGDFSGSIELFEKMMGSGVAMDGYTFSCVSKSFSSLRSVDGGEQLHGYVLKLGFGECNSVGNSLLAFYLKNGRVGSARKVFDEMTERDVISWNSMINGYVSNGLTEEGLCVFVEMLCSGMEFDLATVVSVFAGCADSCLVSLGRAVHGLGVKACMCGEDRFCNTLLDMYSKCGDLDSAKAVFTEMSDTSVVSYTSMIAGYAREGLAGEAVKLFAEMEEEEGISPDVYTVTAVLNCCARNRLLDEGKRVHEWIKENDMGFDIFLSNALMDMYAKCGSMQEAELVFSEMPARDIISWNTIIGGYSKNCYANEALSLFNLLLEEKRFVPDERTVVCVLPACASLSAFDKGREIHGYIMRNGYFSDRHVANSLVDMYAKCGALLLARLLFDEIASKDLVSWTVMIAGYGMHGFGKKAIALFNQKRQAGIEPDEISFVSVLYACSHSGLVDEGWRFFNIMRHECKIEPTLEHYACIVDMLARTGDLLKAYRFIENMPIPPDATIWGALLCGCRIHHDVKLAEKVAERVFELEPENTGYYVLMANIYAEAEIWEEVKRLRKRIGQRGLRKNPGCSWIEIKGRVNIFVAGDSSHPETENIEALLRRVRARMREEGYSPLTKYALIDAEEMEKEEALCGHSEKLAMALGILTSGHGKIIRVTKNLRVCGDCHEMAKFMSKLTGREIVLRDSNRFHHFKDGHCSCRGFW, encoded by the coding sequence ATGGCGATGTTGTCGGCGAATTTTTCTTCCTcaagcttcttctctttcttttcctctCGCAGCTCCCAAACCAATAAAGAGACCGCGACCGTCACCAGACTTCGAAAAGATTCGATTTTTAGCAAAGCATCTTTGAGAACAGTCTCTATCGAACACAGAGATCGTCAAACCTTAACAGACGCGAACACTCGATTACGTAGACTCTGCGAATCAGGCGACCTAGACAGCGCCGTGAAACTCCTCTTCCGCGTATCCGGAAAACGGGACATCGACCCGAGAACGCTGTGCTCTGTTCTCCAGCTCTGTGCGGACACGAGATCGCTCGAACATGGCAGAGAAGTCGATTCCTTTATCCGTCGCAACGGGTTCGCGGTGGACTCCAACATGGGCTCGAAACTCGCGCTCATGTACACGAACTGCGGGGATTTGAGAGAGGCGAGACGAGTGTTCGATCAAGTCGAGATCGAGAAGGCTCTGTTCTGGAACGTGTTGATGAACGAGCTCGCTAAAGCTGGCGACTTTAGCGGGAGCATTGAGCTGTTCGAGAAGATGATGGGGTCTGGTGTTGCGATGGATGGGTATACGTTTTCTTGCGTTTCCAAGAGCTTTTCGTCTTTGAGAAGCGTTGACGGAGGGGAGCAGCTTCATGGGTATGTTCTGAAACTAGGGTTTGGAGAGTGTAACTCCGTGGGGAACTCGTTGTTGGCGTTTTATTTGAAGAATGGGAGAGTTGGAAGCGCGCggaaggtgttcgatgaaatgacTGAGAGAGATGTTATTTCTTGGAATTCTATGATTAATGGGTATGTGTCAAACGGGTTGACGGAAGAGGGGTTATGTGTGTTTGTGGAGATGTTGTGTTCGGGGATGGAGTTTGATTTAGCTACCGTTGTCAGCGTTTTCGCTGGCTGTGCTGATTCTTGTTTGGTGTCGTTAGGTAGAGCTGTCCATGGTCTTGGGGTGAAAGCTTGTATGTGTGGAGAAGACCGGTTTTGTAATACGTTGCTTGATATGTATTCGAAATGCGGTGATCTAGACTCTGCTAAAGCTGTGTTTACTGAGATGAGTGATACAAGTGTTGTGTCTTATACTTCCATGATTGCTGGTTACGCTAGGGAAGGTTTGGCTGGTGAAGCTGTGAAGCTATTTGCAGAgatggaagaggaagaaggtatTAGTCCTGATGTGTATACCGTCACTGCGGTTTTGAACTGTTGTGCTCGTAATCGGTTATTGGACGAAGGTAAGCGAGTCCATGAGTGGATAAAGGAAAACGATATGGGGTTTGATATCTTTTTATCAAACGCTCTGATGGATATGTACGCCAAATGTGGAAGCATGCAAGAGGCTGAGTTAGTTTTCTCTGAGATGCCTGCGAGGGATATTATCTCGTGGAACACTATCATTGGTGGCTACTCAAAGAACTGTTACGCCAACGAAGCTCTAAGCCTGTTTAATCTGCTCTTGGAAGAAAAACGGTTTGTTCCTGATGAGAGAACCGTTGTGTGTGTTCTTCCGGCTTGTGCAAGTCTCTCTGCTTTTGACAAAGGCAGAGAGATCCACGGTTACATCATGAGAAACGGGTACTTCTCGGATAGGCACGTTGCTAATTCCCTTGTGGACATGTACGCTAAATGTGGAGCGTTGTTGCTCGCGCGTTTGCTCTTTGACGAGATTGCTTCCAAGGATCTTGTCTCTTGGACTGTGATGATTGCTGGATATGGGATGCACGGGTTTGGGAAAAAAGCGATCGCTCTTTTTAATCAAAAGAGACAAGCGGGTATAGAGCCTGACGAAATCTCATTCGTCTCTGTGCTTTACGCTTGTAGCCATTCAGGACTAGTGGATGAAGGATGGAGATTCTTTAACATCATGAGACACGAATGCAAGATTGAGCCAACGCTAGAACATTACGCTTGTATTGTCGACATGCTTGCAAGAACCGGAGACTTGTTAAAAGCTTATCGGTTCATAGAGAACATGCCGATTCCGCCAGATGCTACTATATGGGGAGCGTTGCTGTGTGGATGCAGGATACATCACGATGTTAAGTTGGCTGAGAAAGTTGCAGAGAGAGTCTTTGAGCTCGAACCAGAGAACACAGGGTACTATGTGCTAATGGCGAATATCTACGCTGAAGCTGAGATATGGGAAGAAGTGAAGAGGCTGAGAAAGAGGATAGGCCAACGAGGGTTGAGAAAGAATCCAGGATGCAGCTGGATAGAGATAAAGGGCAGAGTTAACATTTTTGTAGCTGGAGATAGTTCACATCCAGAAACAGAAAACATTGAAGCTCTTTTGAGGAGGGTAAGAGCTAGAATGAGAGAAGAAGGGTACTCGCCGCTGACTAAGTACGCGTTGATAGATGCGGAAGAgatggagaaggaagaagctttgTGTGGTCACAGTGAGAAGCTAGCAATGGCGTTGGGGATACTAACCTCTGGACATGGAAAGATCATAAGAGTTACTAAGAATCTAAGAGTGTGTGGAGACTGTCATGAAATGGCCAAGTTCATGTCTAAGTTAACCGGAAGGGAGATTGTCTTAAGAGATTCAAACCGGTTCCATCATTTTAAAGATGGACATTGTTCTTGCAGAGGTTTCTGGTAA
- the LOC108842379 gene encoding uncharacterized protein LOC108842379 isoform X2: MDLALHFPSLIKQGFTRANHLPVRDSLSTSIGQSFSRTAFDGDRRSWPGEKAWWSSSLTRRSKKGSVVCCKNPSDEQSSDSSKSKQEEIIALLSRIQASISKGESQGADEKNSNDSCGNGSLSKAILDVLEKPREKTEGDAGLRKEPPKRQVARPPSSFAKRAPTRPSASDPRELKEVAKNRGLKGYSKLKKSEILELIRSS, encoded by the exons ATGGACTTGGCTCTTCATTTTCCTTCGTTGATCAAACAAGGATTCACCAGAGCCAATCATCTTCCTGTTCGAG ATTCTCTTTCAACAAGCATTGGGCAGAGTTTTTCGAGAACAGCGTTTGATGGTGATAGAAGAAGCTGGCCTGGAGAGAAGGCTTGGTGGTCTTCCTCCCTAACTAGGAGATCCAAGAAAGGATCTGTTGTTTGTTGCAAGAATCCGTCTGATGAACAGAGCTCAGACTCGAGTAAATCGAAGCAAGAGGAGATCATTGCTCTCTTAAGTCGGATTCAAGCTTCAATCTCCAAAGGAGAGTCTCAGGGAGCTGATGAGAAGAACAGCAATGACTCTTGTGGGAATGGGTCGCTGAGTAAAGCTATTCTTGACGTTCTTGAGAAACCAAGAGAGAAAACTGAAG GAGATGCTGGTCTAAGGAAAGAGCCACCTAAGAGACAAGTAGCTCGGCCACCGTCTAGTTTTGCCAAGAGAGCTCCTACTAGACCATCTGCTTCAGATCCAAGAG AGCTCAAAGAAGTTGCAAAGAACAGAGGGCTCAAAGGATACTCAAAGCTAAAGAAGAGTGAGATTCTGGAGCTAATCAGATCCTCCTGA
- the LOC108839422 gene encoding putative F-box/kelch-repeat protein At3g17540, with translation MKNNNLSKASKEVMLLLDYRAYSINVSRVDASMEFTGKLTRLKDSKDVKLSRIWHCNGLILCCTKDIKRLVVWNPCTGETRSIKPSKFYRRTDSYAFGCGNSSCHDYKILRCSSYGSCVDFHHQVVLNFEMYEFSTDSWRVLYGVTDKWRLHCSDDVVSLKGNAYWIHFDRGAEHDWNVLLSFNFTTEVFVSLPLPDYQKQHCEYRDLLISVVREEHLAVLHHVVGTFLTEMNVWLSNKITEGKEVSWSKLLVFSFDKLSLPRRYSDEMTFWVDEENKVVVSCVRDMEGGDHFYIVGEGLHKQVYEVTEASWIWPCLLGYVPSLCHIPKAKEEENRIGNITI, from the coding sequence ATGAAGAACAACAACTTGAGTAAAGCATCGAAAGAGGTGATGCTACTTTTAGACTATAGGGCTTACTCGATTAACGTTAGCAGAGTCGATGCATCCATGGAGTTTACAGGTAAACTTACCCGTCTAAAAGATTCAAAAGACGTAAAGTTATCTCGAATCTGGCACTGCAACGGATTGATATTGTGCTGCACGAAGGATATCAAAAGACTCGTGGTTTGGAACCCATGCACCGGTGAAACCAGGAGCATCAAACCCAGCAAGTTTTACCGGAGGACTGATAGTTATGCTTTTGGATGTGGAAACAGTTCTTGCCACGATTACAAAATCTTGAGGTGTAGCAGTTATGGCAGTTGTGTCGATTTTCACCATCAAGTTGTTCTCAATTTTGAGATGTATGAATTTAGCACTGATTCATGGAGGGTTCTTTACGGTGTCACTGATAAATGGAGGTTACATTGTTCTGACGATGTTGTGTCGTTGAAAGGAAATGCTTACTGGATTCATTTCGATAGAGGAGCTGAGCATGATTGGAATGTCCTACTCAGTTTTAATTTCACAACGGAGGTATTTGTGTCTTTGCCTCTTCCGGATTATCAGAAGCAGCATTGTGAGTATAGAGATTTGCTTATATCGGTTGTTAGAGAAGAACACCTCGCCGTGTTACATCACGTTGTTGGAACATTCTTGACAGAGATGAATGTATGGTTAAGCAATAAGATCACTGAAGGCAAAGAAGTGTCTTGGAGCAAATTGTTAGTATTCAGTTTTGATAAACTTAGTTTACCACGACGTTACTCGGATGAGATGACATTCTGGGTGGACGAGGAGAATAAAGTGGTAGTCTCTTGTGTAAGAGACATGGAAGGTGGTGATCACTTTTACATTGTTGGAGAGGGTTTACATAAGCAAGTTTATGAAGTTACAGAGGCATCTTGGATTTGGCCATGTCTCCTGGGTTATGTACCAAGTTTGTGTCATATCCCCAaggcaaaagaagaagaaaaccgaATCGGGAACATAACCATATAG
- the LOC108839421 gene encoding LOW QUALITY PROTEIN: uncharacterized protein LOC108839421 (The sequence of the model RefSeq protein was modified relative to this genomic sequence to represent the inferred CDS: substituted 2 bases at 2 genomic stop codons) — translation MAELKHFSHECALTVPKMVENGICNICYKDEPVEYACEPCNFDLCKACSNLPLKVSHDFHMEHPLEFFLRQNDQKPRYIICSGCGNMSSGCFYECKECEIYLDMGCALMENIFRGWDAKELPLHHDNXQPCSLGXKEIPTMIQHPVHPSHPLKRFDYIQNCGARQTQCDACGGRILSVPFGCVECNFKLHLRCADALLRGLMHDSHEHRLIYANTSGAIRLGERKCQICKENCERPFYYCIECKLRFHWKCLKIPRSVVDKSFHIHPLVSKVFLDDSLEYCGVCEMVVHAGNHAYCCETCDFLSHIECILNKGAAPSPLYLKDLYSCNLDITDQDDSKTIHFENKHVVWLLIIITVVGHTHVLRSIPLSELGKRVDCGICRGKIDDKACKCETCKFQTHDFCAELGKSRMRQFHSSHPLTLLPDFLVAEFSTVDCDICLKPITGFNLFCRTCRFNIHVKCLSWLPRGLKLMVRNKQGCFIENHPTFGVTVSSSYLTTCTICEERLCGKIVSCRDCGDVYHPWCITDRKKREKLCRHPLHRDHDLRFLNVSGSNCIFCKLKITKYGYTCGECEVSFHLKCVEAVGISKKTKSVKSHFHCLYNFWEKHSTRVCSVCARGCGTSFYGCIECNFSAHVECIGFPDNVKNQRHQHTVKLTMSTGIHKNSCSLCGSKCKTNMIYSCEHCKKKFHKKCIMSTVDREFATEEDQLQDIYLMYIEKYFKKNNIW, via the exons ATGGCTGAGCTCAAGCATTTCTCCCACGAATGTGCGTTGACCGTGCCTAAGATGGTAGAAAACGGCATCTGCAACATCTGCTACAAAGACGAACCTGTGGAATACGCCTGTGAGCCGTGTAACTTCGATCTCTGCAAAGCTTGCTCCAATCTACCCCTTAAAGTGTCACATGATTTTCACATGGAGCATCCTCTAGAGTTTTTTCTACGCCAAAATGATCAGAAACCTAGATACATCATCTGCAGTGGGTGCGGGAACATGTCTTCCGGATGCTTCTACGAGTGTAAAGAGTGTGAGATCTACTTGGATATGGGTTGTGCGCTCATGGAGAACATCTTCAGAGGTTGGGACGCCAAGGAACTACCGCTTCATCATGACAATTGACAACCATGCTCGCTTGGTTAAAAGGAAATTCCTACGATGATTCAACATCCTGTGCATCCGTCACACCCTCTCAAACGCTTTGACTACATACAAAACTGTGGTGCTCGTCAAACACAATGTGACGCGTGCGGAGGGAGGATACTCAGTGTACCGTTTGGTTGCGTAGAATGTAATTTCAAGCTACACCTAAGGTGTGCAGATGCGTTGTTGCGAGGTCTGATGCATGACTCTCATGAGCACAGATTGATTTATGCAAATACTTCTGGTGCTATTCGTTTGGGGGAACGTAAATGTCAAATATGCAAGGAAAATTGTGAGAGACCTTTCTATTACTGCATCGAATGTAAATTAAGATTTCACTGGAAGTGTCTTAAGATACCCAGATCTGTGGTCGATAAATCTTTTCACATTCATCCACTAGTCAGTAAAGTCTTCCTTGACGATTCTCTTGAGTATTGTGGCGTATGCGAAATGGTAGTACATGCAGGAAACCATGCTTATTGCTGTGAAACATGTGATTTCCTTAGCCATATTGAATGCATTCTAAACAAG GGAGCAGCACCTTCTCCATTGTACTTGAAAGATTTGTATTCTTGTAACCTAGACATCACTGATCAAGATGACAGCAAAACCATCCACTTCGAAAACAAACATGTGGTATGGCTTCTAATTATTATTACA GTTGTCGGGCACACTCATGTGCTAAGATCCATCCCTTTGAGCGAGCTTGGTAAACGTGTAGATTGCGGTATATGTCGTGGAAAAATAGATGATAAAGCATGTAAATGCGAGACCTGTAAATTCCAGACACATGATTTCTGTGCGGAGCTAGGGAAATCAAGAATGCGTCAGTTTCATTCAAGCCACCCTTTGACACTCCTACCCGATTTCCTTGTTGCTGAGTTTAGTACTGTGGATTGCGACATTTGCCTTAAACCAATAACTGGGTTTAATCTCTTCTGTCGCACATGCAGATTTAACATCCATGTTAAGTGCCTCTCATGGTTACCCAGAGGGCTGAAACTCATGGTTAGAAACAAACAGGGATGTTTCATCGAGAACCATCCCACGTTTGGAGTTACTGTTTCAAGCTCATATCTGACCACTTGCACTATCTGTGAAGAGAGGCTGTGTGGAAAAATCGTGTCATGTAGAGATTGCGGAGACGTATATCATCCTTGGTGCATTACAGAtaggaaaaaaagagaaaaactatGCCGTCATCCACTTCACCGTGATCACGATCTTAGATTTTTGAATGTAAGTGGATCCAACTGCATTTTCTGCAAACTGAAAATTACAAAGTATGGCTATACTTGTGGCGAATGCGAAGTTAGTTTCCACTTGAAATGCGTCGAAGCAGTTGGTATATCAAAAAAGACCAAGTCAGTGAAGTCACATTTTCACTGCCTCTATAACTTTTGGGAAAAGCATTCAACTCGAGTCTGTAGTGTTTGTGCAAGAGGCTGCGGTACGTCATTCTATGGATGTATCGAATGTAACTTCAGCGCCCATGTAGAGTGTATTGGGTTTCCAGATAATGTAAAGAATCAACGTCATCAACATACAGTCAAGCTAACTATGAGCACTGGCATCC ATAAGAATAGTTGTTCTCTATGTGGATCAAAATGCAAGACTAATATGATTTACTCATGCGAGCACTGCAAGAAAAAATTTCATAAGAAATGCATAATGTCTACG GTTGACCGCGAATTTGCAACAGAAGAGGATCAGCTTCAGGACATCTATCTTATGTACATAGAGAAATATTTCAAGAAAAACAATATATGGTGA
- the LOC108842379 gene encoding uncharacterized protein LOC108842379 isoform X1, whose protein sequence is MDLALHFPSLIKQGFTRANHLPVRDSLSTSIGQSFSRTAFDGDRRSWPGEKAWWSSSLTRRSKKGSVVCCKNPSDEQSSDSSKSKQEEIIALLSRIQASISKGESQGADEKNSNDSCGNGSLSKAILDVLEKPREKTEGDAGLRKEPPKRQVARPPSSFAKRAPTRPSASDPRGKLPITKSSMEETEKEEKPPLIETMKLAELKEVAKNRGLKGYSKLKKSEILELIRSS, encoded by the exons ATGGACTTGGCTCTTCATTTTCCTTCGTTGATCAAACAAGGATTCACCAGAGCCAATCATCTTCCTGTTCGAG ATTCTCTTTCAACAAGCATTGGGCAGAGTTTTTCGAGAACAGCGTTTGATGGTGATAGAAGAAGCTGGCCTGGAGAGAAGGCTTGGTGGTCTTCCTCCCTAACTAGGAGATCCAAGAAAGGATCTGTTGTTTGTTGCAAGAATCCGTCTGATGAACAGAGCTCAGACTCGAGTAAATCGAAGCAAGAGGAGATCATTGCTCTCTTAAGTCGGATTCAAGCTTCAATCTCCAAAGGAGAGTCTCAGGGAGCTGATGAGAAGAACAGCAATGACTCTTGTGGGAATGGGTCGCTGAGTAAAGCTATTCTTGACGTTCTTGAGAAACCAAGAGAGAAAACTGAAG GAGATGCTGGTCTAAGGAAAGAGCCACCTAAGAGACAAGTAGCTCGGCCACCGTCTAGTTTTGCCAAGAGAGCTCCTACTAGACCATCTGCTTCAGATCCAAGAGGTAAGCTTCCAATAACAAAGAGCAGTATGGAAGAAACagagaaggaagagaaacctCCATTGATTGAAACTATGAAACTTGCAGAGCTCAAAGAAGTTGCAAAGAACAGAGGGCTCAAAGGATACTCAAAGCTAAAGAAGAGTGAGATTCTGGAGCTAATCAGATCCTCCTGA
- the LOC108842378 gene encoding receptor-like protein 51 codes for MKLPLPLLILLLLLFSATIYAAPSLSPTPSPTISPVPRTSPTPHTSSSSPLDPKQLKALESLNIPTLKNPCDQHRPSSKKPPTTVVTCDASSPFRLVTSLSFSNCSSDLSISSTALKALSPSLTSLSFHNCPSLSPPPHLPDSLRSFSAVSSFPRLSGLSLARLVNLTDLTVSSVPVSTSGLFVILGNMHDVVSLTVSHANLSGNIPKSFHSNLTLIDLSDNLIKGSIPTSITLLSSLKALNLSSNSISGEIPDSIGDLISLKNLSLSSNKLSGPIPDSISSIPELTHLDLSGNQLNGTVPRFIAKMKSLKYLNLANNAFHGVLPFNATFLKKLEVFKVGGNSDLCYNHTVLSSKMKLGIAPCDKHGLPLSPPPQKGDSSSSDYDYSEDDSSEKKKEEHHGPNKVVLGVAIGLSSLVFLIIFMILLAKWCG; via the coding sequence aTGAAACTTCCGTTACCATTACtcattctcctcctcctcctcttctcagCCACTATCTACGCCGCTCCTTCCCTCTCCCCCACTCCTTCTCCAACCATCTCCCCAGTCCCACGCACCTCCCCCACTCCCCACACATCCTCCTCTTCCCCACTAGACCCAAAACAGCTCAAAGCCCTCGAATCCCTCAACATCCCCACCCTCAAAAACCCCTGCGACCAACACCGCCCATCCTCCAAAAAACCCCCCACCACCGTCGTAACCTGCGACGCCTCCTCCCCATTCCGCCTCGTCACCTCCCTCTCCTTCTCAAACTGCTCCTCCGATCTCTCCATCTCCTCAACCGCACTCAAAGCCCTCTCCCCATCCCTCACCTCCCTCTCTTTCCACAACTGCCCTTCCCTCTCCCCGCCGCCTCACCTCCCCGACTCCCTCCGCTCCTTCTCCGCCGTCTCCTCCTTCCCACGTCTCTCCGGACTCTCCCTAGCTCGCCTCGTCAACCTCACCGACCTCACCGTCTCCTCCGTCCCCGTCTCCACCTCGGGCCTCTTCGTCATCCTCGGAAACATGCACGACGTCGTCTCCCTCACCGTCTCCCACGCCAATCTCTCCGGGAACATCCCCAAATCGTTCCACTCGAATCTCACACTCATCGATTTATCAGACAATCTCATCAAAGGCTCCATACCCACTTCCATCACTCTCCTCTCCAGCCTCAAAGCTCTAAACTTGTCGTCGAACTCGATCTCCGGCGAGATACCCGACAGCATCGGCGACCTAATCTCGCTAAAGAACTTGTCTTTATCCTCCAACAAGCTGTCGGGACCGATCCCTGACTCGATCTCCTCGATTCCGGAACTTACTCACTTAGATCTGAGCGGAAACCAGCTAAACGGCACCGTTCCGAGGTTCATTGCCAAGATGAAGAGTCTCAAGTACTTGAACTTAGCTAACAATGCCTTCCACGGAGTCCTTCCTTTCAATGCCACCTTCCTGAAGAAGCTTGAGGTGTTCAAAGTGGGTGGAAACAGTGATCTCTGTTACAACCACACTGTGTTGTCGTCGAAGATGAAGTTGGGTATTGCTCCGTGTGATAAGCACGGTTTGCCTTTGTCACCGCCGCCGCAGAAGGGAGACTCCTCGAGTTCGGATTATGATTACAGTGAAGATGATAGtagtgagaagaagaaggaagagcatCATGGTCCTAATAAGGTTGTGCTTGGTGTTGCCATTGGACTTTCTTCGCTTGTGTTCTTGATCATCTTCATGATCCTTCTCGCAAAATGGTGTGGTTAA
- the LOC108829473 gene encoding ras-related protein RABA1d translates to MAGYKADDDYDYLFKVVLIGDSGVGKSNLLSRFTRNEFSLESKSTIGVEFATRSLTVNDKVIKAQIWDTAGQERYRAITSAYYRGAVGALLVYDVTRHSTFENVERWLRELRDHTDPNIVVMLVGNKSDLRHLIAVQTEDAKSFAEKESVYFMETSALESTNVENAFSEVLTQIHQVVSKKAMEAGGGDDSNSGNVPSKGEKIDIDVSAVKKTGCCSS, encoded by the exons ATGGCGGGTTACAAAGCAGATGATGATTACGATTACCTATTCAAGGTAGTTCTAATCGGCGATTCAGGTGTTGGAAAGTCCAATTTGCTTTCTCGATTCACGAGGAACGAGTTTAGCCTCGAGTCCAAGTCCACCATCGGCGTCGAGTTCGCCACTCGTAGCTTGACTGTTAACGACAAAGTCATCAAAGCCCAGATttgggataccgctggtcaagAAAG GTACCGAGCGATCACTAGTGCATACTACCGAGGAGCTGTTGGTGCGCTTCTTGTCTACGATGTTACTCGACACTCCACGTTCGAAAACGTTGAGAGATGGCTAAGGGAGCTTCGTGACCATACCGATCCAAACATAGTCGTGATGCTCGTGGGAAACAAATCTGATCTTCGTCATCTTATTGCGGTTCAAACCGAAGATGCCAAGTCTTTTGCGGAGAAAGAATCAGTCTACTTCATGGAAACCTCAGCTCTCGAGTCTACTAACGTCGAGAACGCGTTTTCTGAAGTACTCACTCAGATTCACcaagttgtgagcaagaaagcAATGGAGGCTGGTGGTGGTGACGATTCGAATTCGGGTAATGTTCCTTCTAAAGGAGAGAAGATTGATATTGATGTATCGGCTGTGAAGAAAACTGGTTGCTGCTCGAGCTAA